The Longimicrobium sp. sequence CGGGGTCCAGCGGCCCCGGGTCGGCGCGGAAGCGGTGCTGCTTGATGTTCGCCTGCCCCTCGCCCGCGATCCACACCGCGCCGTTGCGCCCGTTTCGCGTGGGGGCAACGCAGTCGAACATGTCCACACCCCGGGCGATCGCCTCCAGCAGGTCGTCCGGGTAGCCCACGCCCATCAGGTAGCGCGGCAGCCCGGGCGGAAGCTCCGGCTGAACCGCCTCGAGCATGGCGTGCATCTTCGGCTTGGGCTCGCCCACCGACAGCCCGCCGATGGCGATGCCGTGCCAGTCGCCCGCGGAAAGCGTCGCCCGCGCCGATTCGCGACGCAGATCTTCGTACACCCCACCCTGCACGATGGGAAACAGGGTCTGCACCGGCCCTTCCGGGTCCTCGCCCGGCAGTTCGGCGAAGCGGCGGCGGCAGCGTTCCAGCCAGCGCAGGGTGCGCTCGTACGCCTCCGTCGCCAGCTCCCGTGACGACTGTCCCGGCGGGCACTGGTCGAAGGCCATGATGATGTCGGCCCCCAGCGCCCG is a genomic window containing:
- a CDS encoding tRNA guanosine(34) transglycosylase Tgt, producing the protein RALGADIIMAFDQCPPGQSSRELATEAYERTLRWLERCRRRFAELPGEDPEGPVQTLFPIVQGGVYEDLRRESARATLSAGDWHGIAIGGLSVGEPKPKMHAMLEAVQPELPPGLPRYLMGVGYPDDLLEAIARGVDMFDCVAPTRNGRNGAVWIAGEGQANIKQHRFRADPGPLDPECDCYTCRTYTRAYLRHLFVAGEGLSMRLLSIHNLRFLVRLAETSRERIVAGDFTSWSRAWLDRFHAGKAARANA